From one Solanum lycopersicum chromosome 12, SLM_r2.1 genomic stretch:
- the LOC138340449 gene encoding uncharacterized protein — protein MAPHEALYGTRCRSPIGWFKVSEAEFIGPDLVLQAKEKVKVIQERLKLQNSYTYVRRKQLEFEVDDSVYLRVSPMKGVMRFGKKGKLSPRCIGPYRIYKRVGNVAYELELPQKLAVIHLVFHIFILKKCLDDPSLIVPIENIEIKDRLS, from the coding sequence ATGGCTCCACacgaagctctttatgggacaagatgcagatctcctattgggtggttcaaAGTTAGTGAAGCAGAGTTTATAGGACCAGATCTAGTTCTCCAAGCCAAggagaaggtgaaagtgattcaagagaggttgAAACTCCAAAATTCCTACACATATGTTAGGAGAAAGCAGTTAGAGTTTGAGGTGGATGATTCGGTGTATTTGagagtttcacccatgaagggtgtcatgaggtttggtaagaaaggtAAACTTAGTCCCCGATGTATTGGTCCTTATAGAATCTACAAGAGAGTTggcaatgtagcttatgagttggaaCTGCCCCAAAAATTAGCAGTGATTCATTTGGTGttccatatttttatattgaagAAGTGCTTGgatgatccttcattgattgtaccaattgaaaatattgagattaaGGATAGATTATCCTAG